The Xenopus laevis strain J_2021 chromosome 7S, Xenopus_laevis_v10.1, whole genome shotgun sequence genome includes a window with the following:
- the fbxo2.S gene encoding F-box only protein 2 isoform X1, whose protein sequence is MENFPDDVLIRILSEVSAEELVLVCRLVCSQWKNIIDGFDLWQTKCMQDGFMETEGETEPTNWRTVYFLNKRKRNLLKNNSGEEEFDYWEDLNYGGDGWKIEELPGDNGNDFPLEGIEKYFATSFEWCSKSQLIDLLSEGYWEDLLDTDQPNILVEDWYAARSDAGCLYELCVQLLSDNKDIITEYKSEMITIPQFSDASWNQINHTFSGYGPGVRFIRFQHGGQDSVFWKGWYGVRVTNSSVTIQP, encoded by the exons ATGGAGAACTTCCCAGATGATGTTCTGATTCGTATACTGTCTGAAGTATCTGCTGAAGAGTTGGTCCTGGTGTGCCGTCTGGTCTGCAGCCAATGGAAAAACATAATTGATGGATTTGATCTTTGGCAAACAAAATGTATGCAAGATGGTTTTATGGAAACAGAGGGAGAGACAGAACCCACTAACTGGAGGACTGTATACTTTCTCaataaaagaaagagaaattTGCTCAAAAATAACAGCGGAGaag AGGAATTCGATTATTGGGAAGACTTGAATTACGGAGGAGATGGCTGGAAAATAGAGGAGCTTCCAGGAGATAATGGAAATGACTTCCCACTTGAAGGAATCGAGAAATACTTTGCAACATCATTTGA GTGGTGCAGTAAGTCACAGCTTATAGACCTTCTTAGTGAAGGATACTGGGAGGATCTGCTTGACACAGATCAACCGAATATACTTGTTGAAGACTG GTATGCAGCTAGGTCAGATGCAGGATGTTTGTATGAACTCTGCGTGCAGCTTCTATCTGACAATAAGGATATAATCACGGAATATAAAAGTGAGATGATAACAATTCCACAGTTTAGTGATGCCAGTTGGAACCAG ATAAACCACACGTTTTCAGGATATGGACCTGGTGTAAGATTTATACGATTCCAGCATGGTGGTCAGGACTCTGTTTTCTGGAAAGGATGGTATGGTGTACGTGTAACCAACAGCAGTGTTACAATACAACCTTAA
- the fbxo2.S gene encoding F-box only protein 2 isoform X2, with translation MENFPDDVLIRILSEVSAEELVLVCRLVCSQWKNIIDGFDLWQTKCMQDGFMETEGETEPTNWRTVYFLNKRKRNLLKNNSGEEEFDYWEDLNYGGDGWKIEELPGDNGNDFPLEGIEKYFATSFEYAARSDAGCLYELCVQLLSDNKDIITEYKSEMITIPQFSDASWNQINHTFSGYGPGVRFIRFQHGGQDSVFWKGWYGVRVTNSSVTIQP, from the exons ATGGAGAACTTCCCAGATGATGTTCTGATTCGTATACTGTCTGAAGTATCTGCTGAAGAGTTGGTCCTGGTGTGCCGTCTGGTCTGCAGCCAATGGAAAAACATAATTGATGGATTTGATCTTTGGCAAACAAAATGTATGCAAGATGGTTTTATGGAAACAGAGGGAGAGACAGAACCCACTAACTGGAGGACTGTATACTTTCTCaataaaagaaagagaaattTGCTCAAAAATAACAGCGGAGaag AGGAATTCGATTATTGGGAAGACTTGAATTACGGAGGAGATGGCTGGAAAATAGAGGAGCTTCCAGGAGATAATGGAAATGACTTCCCACTTGAAGGAATCGAGAAATACTTTGCAACATCATTTGA GTATGCAGCTAGGTCAGATGCAGGATGTTTGTATGAACTCTGCGTGCAGCTTCTATCTGACAATAAGGATATAATCACGGAATATAAAAGTGAGATGATAACAATTCCACAGTTTAGTGATGCCAGTTGGAACCAG ATAAACCACACGTTTTCAGGATATGGACCTGGTGTAAGATTTATACGATTCCAGCATGGTGGTCAGGACTCTGTTTTCTGGAAAGGATGGTATGGTGTACGTGTAACCAACAGCAGTGTTACAATACAACCTTAA
- the LOC121396391 gene encoding uncharacterized protein LOC121396391 gives MLAKSDIQSAFRLLPIHPNCFKLLGFHFEGQYYFDKCLPMGYFELFASFLEWTVTVEAGSKLLLHYLDDFLFVGPANSKVCAAILEHFTWLCNKFGIPLAEEKTVSPCNVIQFLGIEIDSQKMEFRLPEEKLKKLRKLVLFGLQCKKIKLRQLQSLIGHLNFATKVIPVGRVFNRRLSALTAGVDNPEWHLRIPKSIKEDLAIWNDFLSTYNGKSVWQSDFKDNEAINLFTDAAASCGYGAFLRGQWSAQRWPEQWKGTELLKNLVFLEFFPIVVAIELWGEQLANKRIILNCDNQGVVHVINNLSTSSPPVWKLLRYSVLRTLKLNIWFKAKHLSGYTNKTADAISRLQIEVFRCLQEQADPLNTPCPQHIWNIVWMM, from the coding sequence ATGCTAGCTAAAAGTGACATCCAGTCAGCTTTCAGACTATTACCCATCCATCCTAATTGCTTCAAATTATTAGGTTTTCATTTTGAGGGTCAATATTACTTTGATAAATGCCTTCCTATGGGTTATTTTGAACTTTTTGCATCATTTTTGGAATGGACAGTTACTGTGGAAGCAGGTTCTAAGCTGTTACTTCACTATCtagatgattttctttttgtaggtCCAGCTAACTCAAAAGTATGTGCCGCTATCCTGGAACATTTTACTTGGTTATGTAACAAATTTGGTATCCCCTTAGCAGAGGAAAAAACTGTCTCCCCATGCAATGTGATTCAATTTCTAGGCATAGAAATTGATTCTCAAAAAATGGAATTTAGATTACCAGAAGAAAAACTCAAAAAGCTGAGGAAGTTGGTTCTGTTTGGGTTGCAATGTAAGAAAATCAAACTGAGGCAACTTCAGTCCCTCATTGGCCACCTAAATTTTGCAACCAAGGTAATCCCAGTAGGAAGAGTCTTTAATAGGAGGCTGTCGGCTTTAACTGCAGGGGTTGATAACCCCGAATGGCATTTAAGAATCCCAAAGTCCATAAAAGAAGATTTGGCCATTTGGAATGACTTTCTCTCTACTTACAATGGAAAGTCAGTTTGGCAATCAGATTTCAAGGACAATGAAGCTATTAATTTATTTACGGATGCTGCAGCTTCTTGTGGTTATGGAGCATTCCTCCGGGGTCAGTGGAGCGCACAGAGATGGCCTGAACAATGGAAGGGTACAGAGTTGCTCAAGAACTTAGTATTTCTAGAGTTTTTCCCTATTGTAGTAGCAATTGAATTATGGGGTGAACAGCTAGCAAATAAAAGAATCATCCTCAACTGCGATAACCAGGGAGTGGTACACGTGATTAATAATTTAAGTACTAGTTCCCCACCAGTCTGGAAACTGTTACGATATTCTGTATTGAGAACCCTTAAATTGAACATTTGGTTCAAGGCAAAACATTTATCAGGTTATACTAACAAAACTGCGGATGCTATCTCCCGATTGCAGATAGAGGTTTTTCGGTGTTTACAAGAGCAAGCAGATCCCCTGAATACTCCTTGCCCTCAGCACATCTGGAACATCGTCTGGATGATGTAA